The genomic region TGCACCAAACAGCATAAGAACATTCTTAGTGATGAAATCTTCATAGTATATCTAGGAATTCTATTAAAATCTGAATAGTGAAGGTGTAGCTCATACTCTCATAGTATGAGTATCATTTCCGCAGTTGCTTCGTGCCAACTGTTCACTCAGCTCACAAACCCAATACCTGCTTTTTAGAATGACACATCCTGCACAAATCTACCTTGCGAAATGATTTTGAGTTCTGGAACTTTTTTATTGCAGCTTTTGGAGAATTCATTGAGCTTATGAATAGAGTGAAAGTAAATGCTTGAGTGATATCTGCACTGAGCAATTAATTGAGGGATCAACCCTATAGCAGTGAGGTTTCAAATGACAATACAGACATCCAGGCTCTGCTCATGGCCAACTCTATAGGATTAACATTTGCGGTTGCAGAAAACTAGTTAGGACGTATGAGTGTTGTTTCCCTTTATCTGCCGTCAGTGTGGTGGTAGTATTGTGTGATAGTTGAGTAATCCTTTGCCATATCTACAATTGGCGTTTTTGAAGACTAAGTTGCTTAGCCACTGTGTGTAGCTTGTAACAACTATCTCATGAAATCATGTCAAAAGATTGTGATAGTGCTAAATGCTTGGAATTGATGTTATTTCATTACAAATGCATGCCAGGAATTTCTTGAGAGGATTCGGGGTAATGACTCTGGTTCTGGTTCCCCGATGTATCTTGCTCAACCCTCATTGTTTGATAAGGTATGTTACAATTGTGATACGCATGTATGTTCGGGTATCCATTGGTATCTTTCAATTCTTTGATATAACTTTGATTTTCAGATAAACGAGTTGCGTGAGGACATGTGAATTCCTGACTATTGTTGTGCCAGTGCTGGGGAACTAAGGTCTTTTAATGCTCGGTTTGGTCCGGTGGGGACTGTAGCCCCGTTACACCATGATCTGCACCATAATGTATTTGCACAGGTACTTCAGAGTTGCTTTTTTGTATTGAACAATATTACCATGATCTTGCCTTTGAAAGTGTAAATTCTTTATGAACCTTCCGGTATTTGCTTTTAGGTCATGCTATTATACTGTTAGTTATCATCTTTGAATTTAGCTTAGATATTCCGTTTCTATTGGAAAATTGTAAGACTGATCAATCAGCGCTAGCCATAGAAGTGGCATTTGTCTGTTCAATTACTTACTTCTTTGAATTATAGTTTAACTGTCATGTCTCCATATTCAAGCTGTTATGTCCATAACCAGCCTACCTTTTACATCTAGAATAGCTATCCAATAGACTAGATTTACCATCAGGTATGTTTCCATTTTGATTATAATCTAGAGCCCTTGCCATACTTTTACAAGGGGAGGCAAATCTTCATGACAGGAGAATCCCTCAGAAAGGGAATATGGTTTTATAAAAACAAGGTTACAGTGCCGTCTGTAAACAGTAAATATCCATGTCCACTAACATGAGTAAAGAATCTGATAATTTCTTTAGTACGAACATAGATGTGCACATCTCCATTTGTTGCAAAGACTGATTTGTAGCTGCCATAAAAATGTGCATTGTATATCATGAATCATAATTCCAGATACAAAGGCATATATTGTATGCATGTACTTCCAGATGTCATGTGTGTTTGTATATAGCTGCATATTTTGGCTAGTTACTAGCTTCTATGATCAATTATCTATGTGTGTTTGTATGAGGCTCTATGTGCTTCATTGTCATAGGAACTCTATCTAGTATCCACATACTGAAACCATGCTTTGCAACTCACGTCAGGTAATTGCATTCTTGACCTCATTCAAGCAAGGAAAAGATGTAAACAAATATGCTAATATGTTATTGAGACAGCAGATGCTAACAGTAGACCTATATTTGCATATGTTTGCATGTGCCAAGACTATACGTGCTTTTTAGAAAGAACTGAGTCATTCTGGGAAAGAACGTATTGGATTAGTCAGTAAATCGTGAAACGTTGTGATTAATGTCAAATCAAGATGAAGATGCACACTGGGGATTGAAACGTTCAATCCAAAACTGATTACTTTTAAGTCGAGACAGCCATATTGATTGAGCATGCATTTACTGATTGAATATACTTTGTTTTTGAAGGTTGATCTAGACAACATGGATGACAAAGAATTCCCGGAGGTGCACTTGGAATATCTTGACTGCATATTCGAGGAAGGTGACATGCTGTATATCCCACCAAAACATTATGTTTGGTCTATGACAACAAGCATGTCAGTTAGCTTTTGGTGGAGTGATAATGACAGTTCAGCTGTCTTGATAGCTTGTGGTTTGACAGAGCAGTTTTCAGTTGCAGGCTTATATATTCTCATGTATATATCCTGCTGTGTTATATTCACAATTAGACTTGCAGAGGTCTGAAGCATAAGAAACTGTTTTTAATCAACAATTTTGAAATTAGTATTTAACATCTTTCTCGCTTCACAGCCTGTAGCCATACAGTTGCAAAGCTACTTTTCCTTTGTTTCGTAATTGAGTTAGTTTCGATCAATATGGTTCAGTTTTTGGTTAATCTGGATCATGAAAATATCACTTAAGGTTTTCCATCTTTATCATGATCATCATGTAAAGAAATTAATTTTCCTTTTCTTTCAAATTTCAATGATGAATCTGAAAAATTTCTTTTGCCTCACAAGCTTAAATTTTCAGTAGCTTCCCTTTCTCCTTCTCATTCATTACCAACTCGTTTTCTTCCCTTTGCTTCCTCCACACAAAATGCAACTGGCTCCCTCCATATACTAGGCATTCTGAGGCCACAGGCCTCCCTAGTAAAGGCACCAGATGGATAAAGGACATTATGCTTTGCAACCTTTGCACCACATGGTGCTCAAAGTTCCACTAGTAAACCACTGTTTTGAGCTTTGACCGTTTGCAAAAATCTCGTTTTGACTTTCAAAGTGATCGAATAGGTACCAATAATTAAAGAAAAATATACCAATATTTTCAAAGTGATCATATATGTACATGAACTCGAAGAATTGTACTGATTAGGTACATCTGTAAGAAATTATGTCAAATTTCAATTACCTGAATGGTAACATTAAAAGAGGGAATCGCAGCTTGATAGAGAAGAAAGATACAGAATTCAAAATAACAATTTTGGCATGCCCATATAATGAACATTCAGAATTTCAATAACATGCAATTTCCCATATCAACAAATCAATACAAATGCACGATTGATAGAGAAGTAAGATACAGATCGATAAACCAAAATGTTTATTTCAAATATTTAGTCGTGACTACAGCTTCACAATTAAATGAAGAATCTTCTCCGTGGCCATTGAAGGTCGACTCTTTGTGTTTCTTGAATGTGATCAGCTTCTTCACAGTCTATACGATCTAATGGTCCATACGAGATAAAAAGTAAGTATATAAGTGGGTAATTTAGTGCATCTCAAAAGTCTCAAAACCTTGTTAACAATTCATTTTACAATGTACTTGGAAAATGGAAACAATAATCAAGAAACAACAATGGAAAATGAAATCAAACATTGAGGAAATAACTGAAGATAAAACATATATGATTAAATATGCAATGGGGGTGCAAATTCACAAGCACCCTGTTCTTTAAGTTTTTTCATAGCCTACCTAACATTTTGATATTGTAATTTGTTCAGTAGAGTAATTAAACACAAACGATCATCAGTGACAAGAAATTTCTATGAAAAAATTGATATTCATTTGATGAGATTGAAAAGAAAATACGATGAATGATTAATTACCAATGATATCAAAGAAAAATATCGACTTAAGATTGAAAGGAACAAAGTTACAATTTGATTGGTGAATTTAACAAATGGTATTTGTTTACTGTTTAAGGGAGCAATTAAACTGCAATTATATGACAAATCAAGTATTTATATCTGATGTACTTATCCCACTTGCTTAATGAAATATTCTTCTTCTTCTAAAAAAAAAAAAAAACTGTGTGACAAATCAAGTAAAGATATTGACACAGCAACATACCTATTGAGTTTGACTTGGACTTGTTTCCAGCTGTGGAAGTCAGAGGAAGAGACTGAAAACTTGGGGCAGTCACACAATTCCAAGTATTCCAATGAAGGACACTGAATATCAAAAGTAGCACTTTCATAGTCCAACATTGGAAGTTCTATCAAACTTAATTTCTCCAATTTTGGAAGGATGATCTTCTCGTTGTTTGCTTCAACAATCTTTTCCAAATAGAGGCATCCCTCTAATACCAAGCAATTCAGCTGAGAAAGACATTGAGCAACATCATATGTGAAGAGACTTCCCAGCAACATGCAGTTTGTAATGGAGAAACTTTGAAGATTCTGGAACATTGCAGGTGGAGCAGGTCCATCACATAGGCTTACTATATCCGTATCAGACAATTCTATCTTTCTCAGTTTTAATTGTTTTGACACAATATGTGACGCTTCTTCAAACCCAAACACATATTCACTCTGGTACATTGTTTTACAATATAGTTCTTCCAAATTTAGCAGTCTCTGTAACAATGTAGATGGTAAAAGTATATTCCCCCAGTTGTAACAAGTTTCTACCTTCAATAACTTCAAATTGAAAAAAGACCCAGGTGGTAGAACTTCAAGAGCACATAACTCCGCACAATCCAGCTCAAGCAGATGCAATGCTTCCAAATTCTCGAACACAGGTTTCTCTGGAACCCATGTTATTGTGTTCGTCGGCTCCATGATACTCTCGGGACCCACTATTTCAAGCTGCTTCAGCTCCTCTAATCTCCCATGCTCAGATTCCACAAATATGTCAATTAACCTTCGGCCCTCTTCCCATACTAGATGCTCTGTTTTCTTCATTATCTCGTTGCGAAACCAATCCGGTAAGCGACTGATGATGTCAAGCTTCAAGCATATTGAGTTAATATGACCGTATCGATCATACTCATCATGGGATGGAATCTTGATTGGGTCGTATTTACCTATACGTATATGAAACTCAACCCAATCCGGTATGGACTCAACATACTTGGGGATACATTCTACATCTAACATACTAACCTTCAAAACTCTTAATTTTGTCAAGCTAGTTACCTCGTCAAAGCCTGCATTGGTTTCTTCTCCTTCTCCCTTAACTTTAACCCCCCACAACCAAAATCCTGGCAAGTACAGTTCTTCTAAATTATGCAACTTTGATATCAACTTGGATGGAATTCTAGCCATAAGTCCACCGTTGTGATCCAACATCCTTAGATTGGTCAAACCTCCTATTTCTATCGACCACTCCTTCACAATTGACTTTCTTATACTCAGAATCTCAAGCTTTTCAAGGTTTCCTAGGCTGGAATAGTCAGTTATTAGATTGAGACCATGACAGTTGTCTAAATACAAAGCTTGGAGGTTGGTTAGGAGACTGAAGGATTGGGGTAGTGATGAAATACTTGTCCAGCTAAGATCTAACACCCTTAATTCATATGGACTTTGAAAAAAGGTTTCTGGGATCTCATTTAAACTGGAATTACCGTTCAGTAACAAAATCTCGAGTTTTGGACATACCAGATTCTCGGGTAGCTTGCTCATAGGACTCCTCATTAGTGAGATTGCAGTGTAGCCTTCATGTACTTGACGTGGCCAATCCTTTAAACGAGAGCCAGCTTTCACCAAAAACCCATGCCCATCTTCAGATTCCGCAATTTGAAGGGCAGTATCCCGGACGACATCATGAATCCTTACAAATGTATCATCACTACTCTCCAACAGCAAGCAAGAATGTATAAGGTGGTTGGCCACTGAACTAGCGTTTTCTCTGGCTTCTTCGAGTGTCTCAGCATCTCTAAACAATCCTTTCCCAATCGCATACATGAACAGTTTTTCTGTTGGGATAAAAGAGTCTTCTGGGAATAAGCAACAGAGCAAGAAGTATGACTTTTCCTTATCTTTCAAGTAATCATAGCTTAATTTTATACATTGGGATGCTTCTCGGTTATCGTCAGGATTAGCAGTTTGTGACTTCTCTAGTCGTTTAGCTGCTCTCTCCCATTCCACCAACTCTTTATCTCCGAGTGCCCTTGCAACTGTTATCAATGCAATCGGTAGACCCCCACATTCTCCAGCTACCTTCTTTGCCACATCCACGAACTTTCGTTGTTCAAAAGACTTTCTTGCTTTTCTCACAAACAACGCCCAAGAATCTTCTTTTGATAGAATGTTGAGGGTGATCTTTTTTTCGCAATCCATAACATGACAGACATTCCTTCTCCTTGTTGTTAGTAGGACTTTGGAATTGACAGTTTGAAGCTCTTTATAGTTGGGGATCCCTATCTTGGACAACTCTATTATATCCCATACATCGTCCAAGATTATAAGGAGTTTTTCTCTTCTCATGATCTCCTTATGCAACCTAGCAGCTCTTCCAGCTTCTGTTTTCTCTTTTAATTTGAAGCCTAGCAGATCTGCTAATGTGTCTTGGATTTGTGTGAAGTCGGGGCTTTGGGATATGGAAGCTACAATCCAATGGTTAAAAGTGCCATTTCTGCAGGCTTGTGCAGCTACATGTGTCACCATGGTTGTCTTTCCAACGCCGCCCATGCCGTAGACACCAACGGCAGTGATCTCATCATCTCTTAGCGCCTCCTTAACCTCATCCATGGCTTTTGTTGTTGCTTCATATGATTGGAAATCATCTGTGGATTCAATTGCATCCGGTGGTACTTTCTTGCGGAGAGTTTCCACAATGTGGTCAACAAGTTGTTTGTGAGTCCTACATCGAAGAATTAACTATTAAACTTAAGTGTTGGGTAAAATAGAGTGGAAATTAAAGGCAGAATGCTTACTTGAAAGCATCTGTATCCCACCCAGATATATTGGCCACTCCTTGTAAAGCAGCTCTCCATTCCTCCACCGTCTCTGGTTTATGTCGGCCAGAGGTTTCATGCTTAGAGTTATACAATTTCACAATCAAATGCGGGATATTCTTCTGGGCCACGGAAGGTCTCTTTGTGTTTTATTGATTGCAATTAGTCCTCTTACCACCTATTAAAATCAATTTAAGACATATATATATAAGTATATAAGACGGAAATTCAATGCATCTCAAAGTCTCAAATTCTTGTTAACAAGTCTATTTGGAAAAGGAAACAATTAGCTGGGAAGCAAAGGTAAACTATAATGCAACAGCAGAGGAAATAACTGAAAATACAATATAAATTGCTTAATATACAGTGTAGTGCAAATCAGAAGAACCCTGTGCTCAAATTTTCTTCAAACCGTATCTAACTTTTTTTCATTTAATTTGTAGTTTGTTAAGAAGAGATATTAAACACATTGTGCTTAAAACATTAACATTTTGTATTTGTTTACTGTTTATTGGTGAGCAATCAGACTACCACATTCATTCATACGACAAATCAAGTAAAGTTTTTGACATACCAGCTGAATTGGACTTGTTTCCTGCTGTGGAAGTCAGATGAAGAGGCTGAAAACTTGGGGCAGCTACTCACAAAGAACTCTTCCAATTCAGGACACACGATATCAAAAGTAGCACTTTCATAGTACAACAATGGAAGTTCCACCAAAAGTAATCGCTTCAATTCTGGAAGGACGGTCTTCTTGTTGCTTGCTTCAACTATCCTTTCCAACAAGGGGCATCTCTCTAATTCTAAGGAATTCAACTGAGAAAGACACTGAGCAACATCAGAGGTGAAGAGACTTCCCCGCAACTGCTTGCAACGATGAATGGACAAACTTCGAAGATTCTGGAGCATCGCAGGAGGAGCAGGTCCCTCACATATGCTTACTGTTGCTAGATCATACAATTTTATCTTTTTCAACTTTAATTGTCGCAACACAAGCAAGGCTTCATACCCAAACATAAATTCACTCCCGTCCGTCCGATGAACAATTAATTTTTCCAAATTTGGTAGTCTATGTAACAATGTTGATGGTAAAATCATATTCCACCAGTTGTAACAATCTTTTACTTTCAATACCTTTAACTTGAATAGAGATCCAGGTGGTAGAAATTGAACGGCACACAACTCTGCACAATCCAGTTCAGCCAGATACAACTCTTCCAAATTCTCGAACACAGGCTTTTTTGGAACCCATGTTATTGCAGGATCCACCTCCGTGATGTCTTGATCGTAGGAACCCACTATATGCAGATGCTTCAGTCTCTGTAACCTCCCATTCTCAGATTCCACAAATATGTCGATTAACCTTTGGCACCAAGAGTGGTAAAGCGTCTCCGCATTCTCTATTATCTCGTCACGAAACCACTCCGGTAAGTGACTGATCATGACAAACAAGAGTATTGAGATATGACGATGTCGATCATATAACTTCGTCTTGTATGGCTCGTATAAACCAGGCTCATATGAACCACCAATACATATATCAAACTCAACCAAATTCATTTTCAACTCAACATATTTAGGGATATATTCATCACCCATGATAGTAACCTTCAAAACTCTTAATTTTGACAAGCTAGTTACCTCGTCAAAGCTAGCATTAGTAAAGGTATCATTGACTTCCCCTCGTCTGTAAGGCCACAAGCGTTCCCACTCCCAAAATCCTTGCATATACAGTTCTTCTAAATCATGCAACTTTGATATCAGTTTGGAAGGAATTCTAGAAATATGTTCACCAGTAATATCCAACATCCTCAGATTGGTCAAACCTCCTA from Fragaria vesca subsp. vesca linkage group LG3, FraVesHawaii_1.0, whole genome shotgun sequence harbors:
- the LOC101309811 gene encoding uncharacterized protein LOC101309811 — protein: MLDHNGGLMARIPSKLISKLHNLEELYLPGFWLWGVKVKGEGEETNAGFDEVTSLTKLRVLKVSMLDVECIPKYVESIPDWVEFHIRIGKYDPIKIPSHDEYDRYGHINSICLKLDIISRLPDWFRNEIMKKTEHLVWEEGRRLIDIFVESEHGRLEELKQLEIVGPESIMEPTNTITWVPEKPVFENLEALHLLELDCAELCALEVLPPGSFFNLKLLKVETCYNWGNILLPSTLLQRLLNLEELYCKTMYQSEYVFGFEEASHIVSKQLKLRKIELSDTDIVSLCDGPAPPAMFQNLQSFSITNCMLLGSLFTYDVAQCLSQLNCLVLEGCLYLEKIVEANNEKIILPKLEKLSLIELPMLDYESATFDIQCPSLEYLELCDCPKFSVSSSDFHSWKQVQVKLNRSYRL
- the LOC101302152 gene encoding disease resistance protein At4g27190-like; this translates as MDEVKEALRDDEITAVGVYGMGGVGKTTMVTHVAAQACRNGTFNHWIVASISQSPDFTQIQDTLADLLGFKLKEKTEAGRAARLHKEIMRREKLLIILDDVWDIIELSKIGIPNYKELQTVNSKVLLTTRRRNVCHVMDCEKKITLNILSKEDSWALFVRKARKSFEQRKFVDVAKKVAGECGGLPIALITVARALGDKELVEWERAAKRLEKSQTANPDDNREASQCIKLSYDYLKDKEKSYFLLCCLFPEDSFIPTEKLFMYAIGKGLFRDAETLEEARENASSVANHLIHSCLLLESSDDTFVRIHDVVRDTALQIAESEDGHGFLVKAGSRLKDWPRQVHEGYTAISLMRSPMSKLPENLPRKP